In Arcobacter ellisii, a genomic segment contains:
- a CDS encoding DUF134 domain-containing protein: protein MGRDKNKRNLIFKPAFKDFIPENKPFTGVTVLLDEEMEAIYLMDVLNLYQEEAAISMEVSRPTFTRILKNARQKLTRALVYGNKISIQDDNLGYIVALCSSSLENFESILATDKYVLIYKIQNNEIKLLDSFENEVFSKKLKPAIVLPQILMKYKVNIFLSTRIGEGLKNSLFAKGIQAIEKQIDKKEDLINLV, encoded by the coding sequence ATGGGTAGAGATAAAAATAAAAGAAATTTAATATTTAAACCGGCATTTAAAGATTTTATACCAGAAAATAAACCATTTACTGGTGTTACTGTGTTGTTAGATGAAGAGATGGAAGCTATTTATTTAATGGATGTTTTAAATTTATATCAAGAAGAAGCAGCTATTAGTATGGAAGTTTCAAGACCAACTTTTACAAGAATTCTAAAAAATGCTAGACAAAAATTAACAAGAGCTTTAGTTTATGGAAATAAGATTTCTATTCAAGATGACAATTTAGGTTATATTGTAGCTTTATGTTCTTCAAGTTTAGAAAATTTTGAATCAATTTTAGCAACTGATAAATATGTATTGATTTATAAAATCCAAAATAATGAAATTAAATTATTGGATAGTTTTGAGAATGAAGTCTTTTCCAAAAAATTAAAACCTGCTATTGTTTTACCGCAAATATTAATGAAATATAAAGTAAATATATTTTTATCTACAAGAATAGGGGAGGGATTAAAAAATTCACTCTTTGCAAAAGGGATACAAGCTATTGAGAAACAAATTGATAAAAAAGAGGATTTGATAAATTTAGTTTAG
- a CDS encoding NifB/NifX family molybdenum-iron cluster-binding protein, translating into MIAIPVKSEEENSNLLEEFGKAEYFALINNNKIEILKNEQKDTQEIANWLKDKNVNILISSALKENTFYTLKNNGIKVYCSQENKIKIDEILLKYADGELPILNKLSFLYQKV; encoded by the coding sequence ATGATTGCCATACCAGTTAAAAGTGAAGAAGAGAACAGTAATTTATTAGAAGAGTTTGGAAAAGCAGAATATTTTGCTTTAATCAATAATAATAAAATTGAGATTTTAAAGAATGAACAAAAAGATACGCAAGAGATAGCTAATTGGCTAAAAGACAAAAATGTAAACATTTTAATTTCTTCTGCTTTAAAAGAAAATACTTTTTATACATTAAAAAATAATGGTATAAAAGTATATTGTTCGCAAGAAAATAAAATCAAAATTGATGAAATATTATTAAAATATGCAGATGGGGAATTACCTATTTTAAATAAATTAAGTTTTTTATATCAGAAGGTATGA